From Pyrenophora tritici-repentis strain M4 chromosome 1, whole genome shotgun sequence, the proteins below share one genomic window:
- a CDS encoding SSP160 multi-domain protein — protein sequence MLDEIEMEDDVVDSIDDDEPEKVLVGVENRVELEEMLVEIECEVELDETLLELPQYEYWEQQLPYFPPMQVIPAGDAPYKSPQRTFVVIFTFTIEEGAVDKAIPVEVLRLEVVEVRTDVMPLQLPNDDWQPVSQ from the coding sequence ATGCTGGACGAGATCGAAATGGAAGACGACGTCGTGGATTCGATAGACGATGATGAGCCCGAGAAAGTGCTGGTCGGCGTAGAGAATAGAGTAGAACTAGAAGAAATGCTGGTAGAGATAGAATGTGAAGTTGAGCTGGATGAAACGCTGCTAGAGCTTCCGCAATACGAGTACTGGGAACAACAGTTGCCATACTTTCCACCAATGCAGGTCATTCCCGCAGGTGATGCTCCATACAAATCTCCGCAGCGAACGTTTGTAGTAATCTTCACTTTTACCATAGAAGAAGGCGCCGTCGACAAGGCTATTCCGGTGGAGGTGCTGCGGCTTGAGGTCGTCGAAGTTCGTACGGATGTGATGCCATTGCAGCTACCGAACGATGACTGGCAGCCTGTTTCGCAGTAG